The stretch of DNA AAAAAatgttctttcttttcctttgccACTATTCTTAACTAATTTATTGTGCTTGTAATCACATTTGATTCTTAGTTGATGCCTATTAAACTTACAATTTACTCTTGTTTGAACACTACTCCatgtttttattgttatgttGGGGGGTTCATTGTGTGATTTTTGTCATGTATATTAGTTCTAGTGATAAGTGTTTATGTTTATTTGAATGCCATGTTCAATGTTGAGacaatttttgttttgttgccCTGCTGTGAATGTATATTACTAGAACTATCTTTGATTCTCTTCATTTTGTCCGGTTTCAGATGTCTGCGAATTCCGAGAATGTTGGGGTTTGTTCTCTTTGCCAGAAGGCATTATCTCCTGATAATGAGATGACAAGTGATCCTGCAACAGTTGGTGTATGTGGTGATTGTAAATTTTTATTGCTCGAGGACTATGGGAATCATATGGTTACCCCTCAGAGCATGCAAAGAAGGTTTAGAGGCCGGTTCAGGCGCAACAGCTCTGAGTCGGTTGACAACATGGTTAATAATTTGAGGCAAAGCAGATCTGCGACTGCTTCTTTGGAGGACGTTCAACAAATTGTGGAGGGGGATGCCGCTGCTTGGTCGACGCAGCATGCTAGTTTACATAATACCCCTAGTGGTTCTAGGAGATGGAGGCGGGTTCTCTCTGATACCGACAGCGATGGTTTTGATAATTGGAGCTCACTTTACGGTGAAAATGAATCAAATGAAAGCTTTAGACGGTATAGGATTCCTCATGGTGAGACTGATTCCCTCTCTTTCAGTGTTTATGGAGGTGACTCAGATGTCTCTGTGGATAGACATAGTATTATACATAGAGGAATGTTTGGTTTACCGGATGTGGGAGATGAGTTTGATAGTGACACCGATATAGATCCAATGCATGCTGGTGTCAGTCACTGGCACTCAGATGATATGGAAGATgatgaggaagaggaggaggacaaTGAGGACgacgatgatgatgaggaggaggaagaggatgtCGAACGGGAATGGGAAATAGCTGATGCTGTAGAAGCGGAAGCCACAGCTCGCCTTCAAATGTTTTTCACCTCAAATTCGAGTGCGAGTAGGGGTAGCAATGTACGGATACAAAGGTTTGATTCCGCTGAATCTGAGGTGGTCCAAATGGTCAGTAACTGGGGAGCTGACTTGGAGGATACTGGCTTACATCCCTATGGTGCCAACTTTGGGGACTATCTCGATGCTAGACAATTCGAAGATTTTCTTGAGCATCTTGCTGAGAATGACAATTCGAGACGAGGAGCACCCCCTGCATCTTTGTCATTTGTGAACAATCTTCCCCGCGTAGTCGTTGACAAGGACCATGAGAAGCATGGTGAACTAGTTTGTGCCATTTGCAAGGATGCATTGGTACTTGGGACTGAAGCTAGTCAGCTTCCATGCTCTCACCTTTATCATGGAAGTTGCATTTTACCGTGGTTGAGCACACGGAATTCATGTCCTCTCTGTCGCTATGAGCTTCCAACTGATGACAAAGATTACGAAGAGGGAAAGCAGAACGGTGTTCTTCAACATGTAAACCATGACAGGCAGCAACTAGAGATGGTGGATGTGGATGATAGTTCCTCTGATGTCTCTGTCTTGGCTGAAGTAAACGAAGCAGATAGTATTAGT from Arachis duranensis cultivar V14167 chromosome 4, aradu.V14167.gnm2.J7QH, whole genome shotgun sequence encodes:
- the LOC107485411 gene encoding uncharacterized protein LOC107485411, whose product is MSANSENVGVCSLCQKALSPDNEMTSDPATVGVCGDCKFLLLEDYGNHMVTPQSMQRRFRGRFRRNSSESVDNMVNNLRQSRSATASLEDVQQIVEGDAAAWSTQHASLHNTPSGSRRWRRVLSDTDSDGFDNWSSLYGENESNESFRRYRIPHGETDSLSFSVYGGDSDVSVDRHSIIHRGMFGLPDVGDEFDSDTDIDPMHAGVSHWHSDDMEDDEEEEEDNEDDDDDEEEEEDVEREWEIADAVEAEATARLQMFFTSNSSASRGSNVRIQRFDSAESEVVQMVSNWGADLEDTGLHPYGANFGDYLDARQFEDFLEHLAENDNSRRGAPPASLSFVNNLPRVVVDKDHEKHGELVCAICKDALVLGTEASQLPCSHLYHGSCILPWLSTRNSCPLCRYELPTDDKDYEEGKQNGVLQHVNHDRQQLEMVDVDDSSSDVSVLAEVNEADSISQSVIHHTEVVSSNSSTNSSAVRGGRGRWFFLAAAPIVSLVGIVLVLWLGNSQIEGNRHLSGRNMSAQDHHTVNVYATPVQRESRSRRWWCPF